One segment of Drosophila ananassae strain 14024-0371.13 chromosome 3R, ASM1763931v2, whole genome shotgun sequence DNA contains the following:
- the LOC6496830 gene encoding fibronectin type-III domain-containing protein 3A isoform X4, with the protein MEQPKKSERTVLIKISANGTSHFYTPVAGYPGPGPAGNGPPHFHLPPVPPPQQPPQGAAPQPPPPGSTGATVTVAAVPPPPTPVTVHPHPHPQHTHSPHSPSPPNYRDERSQRQHTKLLRKLEKQRESNAPLTTPTHSPSPRRATEINGHNGNNIPMGAHLNNHHPGRRIPHQQQGQPVQQMQPGQPGHHQIHQHHHQQQLQRNGTPQHAQRAGSSVGTSEDGEDNSSLAGEEDEEDYQANIVEQISAIEKPEVIDITSRAAKIIWESPSLIDSLLDMQQLRYQVLLSDSGKQCKYKSLYRGEANECIVQDLQPGQDYLVRLQVLYQKLQGAVSDPTEFRTPACEPDQPPPPKLVSRTKSSINLRWAAPAANGSSILHYLLEYDEGRTVAGQPQKFVELAKIKAKHYVIGKLQPTTVYSFRLAAVNDVGQSPYSPIASYSTAGTPPPVPRPPQLIGSTSNSLKLGWERRAQDGDFLLQLQDSESGHGYLNTYKGTELQTECLQLKRASSYQFRLRSENEAGCSPWSPEVSYRTMAERPGRPGKPQAKGKIHGTHFKARWDAPSDAGGAEILRYHLELSAAGPAFERIYSGGETEAMCERLQPGTTYALRACCEGPAGQSPYSDIGHVTTEAVPPAAPPPPHCSDPPSPYAALLKLQQPEYNGGAPILEFEAQMRRLEQVQAPQLVYRGKPAYFVAQDLTPGGMYEVQVRAINRIGAGNWSQWMRFTAAAAAPGVPEELRVQVKSATHLSVSWQPPLQDNGAAVTGYTLKSASQERKEQEEPEEVKEPASSEFHNCYQGAQTCAELRNLVPFTRYHFRILASNSAGSGLPSDVITVCTPAAVPGAPQMQGYEFTAQEVTLNWTQPPAHGSAICSYNIEYGERTIATPDACTRYTVSGLLPETGYKFRVQAVNAIGAGAFSAYAKLTTQPAPPAPPRLECSGAGHNYIKLKWGENPGGKVGNGNSSSSGGNGGDFTKYFVEMYVARAKQFQAVYSGTNCMCKVHKLQERSSYTFRIYAHTDRAGDGDYSEEFVFETTATLPANIKPPRVVHEGSVCLMELPGQLGMQLTLEWQHSKNSFHDRVEYELQYAVLGAGDLEGESPTSKGRSSSSSGSASGAPVNLANQDYRELYRGPETKFNIDNLAAGTCYQFRVCPVRIAAGGELIYGQPSSPLRYQVPSDLDASSVTCHHHLHGSTAPPAAVATTSQRSSRKLSAGNGSANGLHLRSVSASAISGASGVGADPLAIGRLQQELSGFNACGDPLHHHHHHHHHHHQPCGGAGPSGGGSGDAGHHHQHHMHQHHSHHMHHAHHPHTGMGMGSSNSFGAGSSSLTYSSSGSSAAAAISSSLAQAGGLRRLLGKLTSLYSNRRRLSDQQKAVCIVVSFLVGTFLVAMLVNMLRG; encoded by the exons ACAACACACACATTCCCCGCACTCGCCCTCGCCTCCCAATTACAGGGACGAGCGCAGCCAACGGCAGCACACCAAACTTCTAAGGAAACTGGAAAAACAACGGGAGTCGA ATGCTCCTCTGACGACGCCCACACACTCGCCCTCTCCGCGTCGTGCCACTGAAATCAATGGACACAACGGCAACAACATTCCTATGGGCGCTCATCTCAACAACCATCATCCAGGACGCAGGATACCCCATCAGCAGCAAGGCCAGCCGGTCCAACAGATGCAGCCAGGACAGCCTGGGCATCATCAGAttcaccagcaccaccaccaacagcaGCTCCAGAGGAACGGAACACCTCAGCATGCCCAGCGTGCCGGCAGCAGTGTGGGAACTTCCGAGGATGGCGAAGACAATTCCAGTTTGGCTGGCGAGGAAGACGAGGAGGACTACCAGGCTAACATTGTTGAGCAAATCTCGGCCATTGAGAAGCCCGAGGTGATAGATATAACCTCCAGAGCCGCCAAGATCATCTGGGAATCGCCAAGCCTAATAGACTCCCTGCTGGATATGCAGCAGTTGCGCTACCAGGTCCTCCTCAGCGATTCCGGTAAACAGTGCAAGTACAAGAGCCTGTATCGCGGGGAAGCCAACGAGTGTATTGTTCAGGATCTGCAGCCCGGCCAGGACTATCTGGTGCGACTGCAGGTGCTCTACCAGAAGCTGCAGGGAGCGGTCAGTGATCCTACCGAGTTTCGGACACCGGCCTGTGAACCGGATCAACCGCCGCCACCTAAACTAGTGTCGCGCACTAAAAGCTCCATTAACCTGCGATGGGCTGCCCCGGCGGCGAACGGTTCCAGTATACTCCACTATCTTCTAGAGTACGACGAAGGACGAACGGTGGCCGGACAGCCGCAGAAGTTTGTGGAGCTAGCCAAGATCAAGGCCAAGCACTATGTGATTGGGAAACTGCAACCAACAACCGTTTACAGTTTCCGTTTGGCGGCCGTGAATGATGTGGGCCAGAGTCCCTATTCCCCAATTGCCAGTTACAGCACCGCGGGAACACCGCCTCCAGTGCCAAGACCTCCTCAATTGATCGGAAGCACTTCCAACTCCTTGAAGCTGGGCTGGGAGCGCAGGGCTCAGGATGGTGACTTTCTGTTGCAGCTGCAGGACTCCGAATCGGGGCATGGCTACCTGAACACCTACAAAGGAACAGAGCTGCAGACCGAGTGCCTCCAGCTAAAGCGCGCCAGCAGCTATCAGTTCCGTTTGCGTTCCGAAAACGAGGCTGGATGCTCGCCCTGGTCACCGGAGGTGAGCTACAGGACCATGGCGGAGCGACCTGGTAGACCCGGGAAGCCCCAGGCCAAGGGCAAGATCCATGGCACACACTTTAAGGCCCGGTGGGATGCCCCTAGTGATGCCGGTGGCGCTGAGATTCTACGCTATCACCTGGAGCTGAGTGCCGCTGGTCCGGCTTTCGAGAGGATCTACAGTGGTGGCGAGACGGAGGCCATGTGCGAGCGGCTGCAGCCTGGCACCACATACGCCCTGCGTGCCTGCTGCGAGGGTCCAGCCGGACAGAGTCCCTATTCCGACATCGGGCATGTGACCACGGAGGCAGTGCCTCCAGCTGCCCCGCCACCGCCTCACTGCAGCGATCCACCGTCACCGTACGCCGCTCTGCTGAAGCTCCAGCAACCGGAATACAATGGTGGTGCACCCATCCTGGAGTTTGAGGCCCAGATGCGACGCCTGGAACAGGTGCAGGCACCTCAGCTGGTCTACCGCGGCAAGCCGGCGTACTTCGTGGCCCAGGACCTAACCCCCGGTGGCATGTACGAGGTCCAGGTAAGGGCCATCAATCGCATTGGAGCCGGCAACTGGTCGCAGTGGATGAGATTCACAGCGGCGGCCGCTGCGCCCGGAGTTCCCGAGGAGCTGCGCGTGCAGGTGAAGTCGGCCACCCATTTGAGTGTCAGCTGGCAGCCACCACTGCAGGACAATGGAGCGGCGGTGACCGGTTATACACTGAAAAGTGCCAGCCAAGAGCGAAAGGAACAGGAGGAACCGGAGGAGGTGAAGGAGCCGGCGAGCTCAGAGTTCCACAACTGCTACCAGGGAGCTCAGACCTGTGCCGAGTTGCGCAACCTGGTTCCCTTCACGCGCTACCATTTCCGCATCCTGGCCAGCAATTCTGCTGGCAGCGGACTACCCTCCGATGTGATAACCGTGTGCACCCCGGCCGCCGTGCCCGGTGCTCCGCAGATGCAGGGCTACGAGTTCACCGCACAAGAGGTGACCCTCAACTGGACCCAGCCGCCGGCTCACGGCTCGGCCATTTGCTCGTACAATATTGAGTACGGAGAGCGTACCATCGCCACTCCGGATGCCTGCACCCGGTACACGGTGAGTGGCCTTCTCCCGGAGACGGGCTACAAGTTCCGTGTCCAGGCGGTGAATGCCATCGGAGCGGGAGCCTTTAGTGCCTATGCCAAGCTGACCACCCAGCCAGCTCCACCGGCGCCGCCGCGTTTGGAGTGCAGCGGAGCTGGTCACAACTACATCAAGCTGAAGTGGGGCGAGAACCCCGGTGGAAAGGTGGGCAACGGCAACTCTTCGTCCTCCGGCGGCAATGGCGGTGACTTTACCAAGTACTTTGTGGAGATGTACGTGGCCCGTGCGAAGCAGTTCCAGGCCGTCTACTCCGGCACCAATTGCATGTGCAAGGTCCACAAATTGCAGGAGCGCAGTAGCTACACCTTCCGGATCTATGCCCATACGGATCGTGCCGGTGACGGTGACTACTCCGAAGAGTTTGTGTTCGAGACCACGGCCACCCTGCCGGCGAACATAAAGCCACCCCGTGTCGTCCATGAGGGTAGTGTATGCCTCATGGAACTACCCGGGCAGCTGGGCATGCAACTGACTTTGGAGTGGCAGCACTCGAAGAACTCCTTCCACGATCGCGTGGAATACGAACTGCAGTATGCCGTCTTGGGAGCCGGCGACCTGGAGGGAGAGTCCCCCACGTCCAAGGGGCGCAGCAGCAGTTCCAGCGGCAGCGCCAGCGGTGCACCCGTTAACCTGGCCAATCAGGACTACAGGGAGCTGTATCGCGGACCCGAAACCAAGTTTAACATTGACAATCTGGCGGCCGGGACTTGTTACCAATTCCGCGTATGTCCTGTAAGGATAGCCGCGGGCGGAGAGCTTATCTACGGCCAACCGTCGAGTCCTTTGCGATACCAGGTGCCCAGCGACCTGGACGCCAGCTCGGTGACCTGCCACCATCATCTGCACGGCTCGACGGCACCACCAGCGGCCGTGGCCACCACGAGTCAGAGGAGCAGCCGCAAACTGTCGGCTGGCAATGGTTCCGCCAATGGACTGCACCTGAGATCGGTGAGTGCCTCGGCGATTAGCGGGGCCAGTGGCGTGGGAGCTGATCCGCTGGCCATCGGTCGACTGCAGCAGGAACTGTCCGGTTTCAATGCGTGCGGGGATCCCCTGcaccatcatcatcaccatcaccatcaccaCCATCAGCCGTGTGGCGGAGCCGGGCCATCCGGTGGGGGTTCCGGCGACGCAGGACATCACCATCAGCATCACATGCACCAACACCACTCGCATCACATGCACCACGCGCACCATCCGCACACCGGTATGGGCATGGGCTCCTCCAACTCCTTCGGTGCCGGCTCCTCATCCTTAACCTACTCCTCCTCGGGCTCCTCAGCGGCGGCGGCCATCTCCTCCAGTTTGGCGCAGGCGGGTGGCTTGAGGCGACTCCTGGGCAAGCTTACATCGCTCTACTCCAACCGGAGGCGACTCAGCGACCAGCAGAAGGCGGTGTGCATAGTGGTCTCCTTCCTGGTGGGCACATTCCTGGTGGCCATGCTTGTCAACATGCTGAGGGGCTAA
- the LOC6498681 gene encoding transient receptor potential-gamma protein — MMHYLLSKWSEANTGEEGEDEGKKLHFVSPARRKSVLAPILNKIKNGTDAADSAEKKLGSESSGSGHIAVQIEPARRVKRHSIHGMMEEENTIRPHQEIRQLTLEEKKFLLAVERGDMAGTRRMLQKAQDTDYINVNCVDPLGRTALLMAIDNENLEMVELLINYNVDTKDALLHSISEEFVEAVEVLLDHENVTFHSEGNHSWESASEDTSTFTPDITPLILAAHRDNYEIIKILLDRGAVLPMPHDVRCGCDECVQSRQEDSLRHSRSRINAYRALASPSLIALSSKDPILTAFELSWELRRLSFLEHEFKNEYQELRKQCQDFATALLDHTRTSHELEILLNHDPTGPVYEHGERMHLNRLKLAIKLRQKKFVAHSNVQQLLASIWYEGLPGFRRKNMALQAVDIIRIGIMFPIFSLAYILAPYSSIGQTMRKPFIKFICHSASYFTFLFLLMLASQRIETFIGGWFFADTSGLLNKVEEVEVPTKRGAKPTFIEWLILAWVSGLIWSEVKQLWDVGLQEYLNDMWNVIDFVTNSLYVATVALRVVSFFQVQKEMIFNSHATDLPRERWDAWDPMLISEGLFSAANIFSSLKLVYIFSVNPHLGPLQVSLSRMVMDIMKFFFLYVLVLFAFGSGLNQLLWYYADLEKKRCPEVSPMSALLNMNGTNDPNACIVWRRFSNLFETTQTLFWAVFGLIDLDSFELDGIKIFTRFWGMLMFGTYSVINIVVLLNLLIAMMNHSYQLISERADVEWKFARSKLWISYFEEGGTCPPPFNIIPTPKSIWYAGKWMRRVFCSGSSAARREHLKTIRRKAQQASDRDFKYQQIMRNLVRRYVTVEQRKAESQGVTEDDVNEIKQDISAFRCELVEILKNSGMDTNVTAGQGGGGGGKKNRQKERRLMKGFNIAPPGSTGSLAPVAEFSTSLDNYDNQHEILSSTLSTLFTPNFMHKRQQSQAGSGGGGSGDSPTSPTQGVQGAALGVTGQVTTKYNKSTLKPYNKRIAGHKKRWGTLIEAAKVGNVSKMLGRSKSEDSVCNSSHASTPVHGQTRVSYAQNSTQQGYGYHGESNSSTTPSVASSSPATGSTGSAGHVSVGTHFFHTTSGLTAIAALKRKRKKFSSSKNICPVTESVAAANAAEILSDKTLKRVSSYPAAEAGVQNKDPAQLVKPRRHEQTQSQHDSVETSTFTLSIDPSNTSVNSREPLISNSCVSNTGAIG; from the exons ATGATGCATTACTTG TTGTCGAAATGGAGCGAAGCGAACACCGGCGAAGAAGGCGAAG ACGAAGGAAAAAAGCTGCACTTTGTGAGTCCTGCCAGACGGAAATCGGTGCTGGCCCCAATCCTAAATAAGATCAAAAATGGCACGGATGCGGCGGACAGTGCCGAGAAGAAACTGGGAAGCGAGAGCAGCGGCAGTGGACACATTGCGGTGCAAATTGAGCCGGCACGGCGGGTCAAG CGTCACAGTATCCACGGCATGATGGAGGAGGAGAACACCATTCGGCCGCATCAGGAGATCCGACAGCTAACCCTGGAGGAGAAGAAGTTCCTGCTGGCGGTGGAGAGGGGCGACATGGCCGGCACCCGAAGGATGCTGCAGAAGGCCCAGGACACGGACTACATAAACGTGAACTGCGTGGATCCTTTGGGACGCACCGCCCTCCTAATGGCCATCGACAATGAGAACCTGGAGATGGTCGAGCTCCTGATCAACTATAATGTGGACACCAAGGACGCACTCCTGCACTCCATTTCCGAGGAATTTGTCGAGGCTGTGGAGGTGCTCCTGGACCATGAAAATGTTACCTTCCATAGCGAAGGCAATCAT AGCTGGGAGTCCGCTTCGGAGGACACGTCGACCTTTACGCCGGACATTACGCCCCTGATCCTGGCGGCTCACCGGGATAACTATGAAATCATCAAGATCCTGCTGGATCGAGGGGCAGTCCTTCCGATGCCGCATGATGTGCGCTGCGGTTGTGACGAGTGCGTCCAGTCCAGGCAGGAGGACTCCCTTCGGCACTCCAGGTCCCGGATTAACGCCTATAGGGCTCTGGCTAGTCCCAGTTTGATAGCACTCTCCTCCAAGGACCCCATTCTGACGGCCTTTGAGTTATCCTGGGAACTGCGACGACTCAGCTTTCTCGAGCACGAATTTAAG AACGAGTATCAGGAGCTGCGCAAGCAGTGCCAGGACTTTGCCACCGCCCTGCTGGACCACACTCGCACCTCCCACGAGCTGGAGATCCTGCTCAACCATGATCCCACCGGTCCGGTGTACGAGCACGGCGAAAGGATGCATTTAAACCGCTTAAAGTTGGCCATCAAGTTGCGCCAGAAGAAG TTCGTGGCCCATTCCAATGTTCAACAATTGCTGGCAAGCATTTGGTATGAGGGATTGCCCGGTTTCCGAAGAAAGAACATGGCCCTCCAGGCAGTGGACATTATTAGGATTGGCATCATGTTTCCCATCTTCTCACTGGCCTACATCCTGGCGCCCTATTCCAGCATTGGACAGACCATGCGAAAGCCCTTCATTAAGTTCATTTGTCACAGTGCCTCTTACTTTACTTTCTTGT TTCTATTGATGCTGGCCTCTCAAAGAATTGAGACATTTATTGGCGGCTGGTTTTTTGCCGACACTTCGGGGCTGCTCAACAAagtggaggaggtggaggtgcCCACCAAACGCGGCGCCAAGCCCACCTTCATCGAGTGGCTGATCCTGGCCTGGGTCAGTGGACTCATCTGGAGCGAGGTGAAGCAGCTGTGGGACGTGGGCCTCCAGGAGTATCTGAATGACATGTGGAATGTGATCGACTTTGTCACAAACTCCCTTTACGTGGCCACGGTGGCTCTCAGGGTGGTGTCCTTTTTTCAGGTTCAGAAGGAAATGATCTTTAACTCACATGCCACGGATCTGCCGCGAGAGAGATGGGATGCCTGGGATCCGATGCTGATCTCCGAGGGCCTGTTCAGTGCGGCGAACATCTTCAGTAGCCTGAAGCTGGTTTACATATTCTCGGTTAACCCGCATTTGGGGCCACTGCAGGTGTCGCTGTCCCGGATGGTAATGGACATTATGAAGTTCTTTTTCCTCTATGTCCTGGTGCTATTTGCCTTTGGAAGTGGTCTAAATCAGTTGCTATG GTACTATGCGGATCTGGAAAAGAAGCGATGTCCCGAGGTTTCACCCATGAGTGCTTTACTTAATATGAATGGCACTAATGATCCCAATGCTTGTATTGTTTGGCGGAGATTTTCCAA TCTTTTTGAAACCACACAGACCCTGTTTTGGGCAGTCTTTGGCCTGATTGATTTGGACAGTTTTGAGTTGGATGGCATTAAGATCTTCACTCGTTTCTGGGGAATGCTGATGTTTGGTACTTACTCGGTGATCAACATTGTGGTCCTGCTCAACTTGCTCATAGCTATGATGAATCATTCCTATCAACTTATATCG GAACGAGCCGATGTAGAGTGGAAGTTTGCTCGCTCCAAGCTCTGGATTAGTTACTTTGAAGAGGGTGGCACCTGTCCACCACCCTTCAATATCATCCCCACCCCCAAGTCCATTTGGTATGCCGGCAAGTGGATGCGTCGTGTATTTTGTAGTGGATCCTCAGCCGCTCGACGAGAGCATTTGAAAACTATAAGA CGAAAAGCTCAGCAGGCAAGTGATCGGGACTTTAAATATCAGCAAATAATGCGAAATCTGGTGAGGAGATATGTAACCGTGGAGCAGCGCAAAGCTGAGTCCCAGGGAGTCACTGAGGACGATGTCAACGAGATCAAACAGGACATCTCGGCTTTCCGTTGCGAGCTGGTGGAAATTCTGAAAAATAGTGGAATGGACACAAATGTCACGGCTGGTCAAGGTGGTG GAGGTGGAGGTAAAAAGAATCGCCAAAAGGAGCGTCGCTTGATGAAAGGCTTCAATATAGCCCCGCCAGGCTCGACAGGATCCTTGGCTCCTGTGGCAGAATTTTCCACGTCCCTCGACAACTATGATAATCAGCACGAGATTTTGAGCTCCACATTGTCTACTTTATTTACACCGAACTTTATGCACAAACGACAGCAAAGTCAGGCTGGCAGTGGAGGCGGAGGATCCGGAGACTCACCCACCTCGCCCACTCAGGGAGTTCAGGGAGCGGCCTTGGGGGTCACTGGACAGGTCACCACCAAGTACAACAAGTCCACTTTAAAGCCTTACAACAAACGCATAGCAGGACACAAAAAGAGATGGG GCACCCTAATAGAAGCCGCCAAGGTGGGAAATGTGAGCAAAATGTTGGGTCGCTCAAAGTCCGAGGACTCCGTTTGCAATTCCTCTCATGCATCCACTCCGGTTCATGGGCAAACGAGGGTCTCCTATGCCCAAAATTCCACCCAGCAGGGATACGGATACCATGGAGAGTCAAACAGTTCCACAACTCCTTCGGTGGCCAGCAGTTCACCAGCTACAGGCTCCACAGGATCTGCTGGACATGTGAGCGTGGGAACACACTTCTTTCACACAACAAGCG GACTCACTGCCATTGCCGCTCTAAAACGGAAACGCAAAAAGTTCTCTTcaagcaaaaatatttgtCCAGTTACGGAATCTGTGGCAGCTGCCAATGCTGCTGAAATACTAAGTGATAAG ACCCTGAAACGAGTTTCCAGCTATCCGGCAGCCGAAGCCGGAGTACAAAACAAGGATCCGGCTCAGTTGGTGAAGCCGAGGCGGCACGAACAGACCCAAAGCCAGCACGATTCGGTGGAGACATCAACCTTTACGCTGTCCATTGATCCATCCAATACTTCTGTGAACTCTCGGGAACCATTGATCAGCAATAGTTGTGTATCGAACACGGGGGCCATTGGGTAA
- the LOC26514504 gene encoding accessory gland protein Acp29AB yields the protein MLVLGKFCFFAILACNLIGFSTGSQDNETSLSDLKEPQEECYPYCLMLLKPITNHIALHQNEWADRDATKQNETQQKLIQIIDKLEAIQKKFQILTDVLKEQDYTLISIDKIMVFERIGTRYFYISNKNKDTWMAAGEKCKKIGGSLAVFVEEQEVIAINNFLIKDDKYWTGLNDIADEGILVSTASAATGNSKQALYTNFSNDTSNDRNKDCVSLVNQKMEYHKCDEELNYMCQLDKF from the coding sequence atgctCGTGTTGggaaagttttgttttttcgcGATACTCGCTTGTAATCTTATTGGATTCTCGACAGGATCCCAGGACAATGAAACATCCTTGTCCGATCTGAAGGAGCCACAGGAAGAGTGTTATCCATATTGTTTAATGCTCCTGAAGCCAATTACGAATCATATTGCTCTTCACCAGAATGAGTGGGCTGATCGGGACGCCACAAAGCAAAACGAAACTCAACAGaagcttatccagattattgACAAGCTGGAAGCTATCCAGAAGAAATTTCAGATTTTAACCGATGTACTAAAAGAACAGGATTATACCCTAATTAGCATAGACAAAATAATGGTCTTTGAGCGAATTGGTACTAGATACTTCTATATctcgaataaaaataaagatacGTGGATGGCGGCAGGCgaaaagtgtaaaaaaattggcgGATCTTTGGCGGTCTTCGTTGAAGAGCAGGAAGTGATTGCCATCAACAATTTCCTCATCAAGGACGATAAGTACTGGACGGGTCTAAACGATATAGCCGATGAGGGTATATTAGTCTCTACGGCATCGGCCGCAACCGGCAATTCAAAACAGGCCTTGTACACCAACTTTAGTAACGATACTTCCAATGATCGAAACAAGGACTGCGTTTCCTTAGTGAACCAAAAAATGGAATATCATAAATGTGACGAGGAATTGAATTATATGTGCCAGTTGGACAAATTTTAA